From the Desulfosarcina sp. BuS5 genome, one window contains:
- a CDS encoding transposase, with the protein MLLTESAPFIKQYIEDLNNSLEQYQPSAGLTFTQKAWLSFCLTGILMVNAVCWAKFERASLGNYKLAALSWMFRKGKISWDNLLVGSVRRILKKYGITNGVIVFDESDRARSKNTKRIYKAHKQKHKASGGYVNGQTVVLLLLVTDSITVPIGFKFYMPDPVVSAWKKEEERLKKKGLPKNKRPVKPAFNPEYPKKIQLALLLLENFKEYYPKITVKCVLADALYGSKEFMNGASNILGGVQVISQLKSNQNIRYKGKKKTITDYFNMINKGVNCTIRVRGGEKVNATVSSARLKVDAHDGNVLFVIALKYEGEDEYRYLAATDVSWRTVDIIQAYSLRWLVEVFFEDWKLYEGWGQEAKQYDEEGSSRGLILSLLLDHCLLLHPEQKACIENKTPVFTVGSLQKRAQMDVLMECVKFLLQQQDPGEKLKEMGQVIKKVFRLMPSGKHMSGRTIGRLEPTPSLSRKYCPC; encoded by the coding sequence ATGCTATTAACTGAATCTGCACCATTTATCAAACAGTACATTGAAGATCTCAACAATAGCCTGGAGCAATACCAACCTAGTGCGGGATTAACATTTACCCAGAAAGCATGGCTAAGCTTTTGTCTTACCGGTATATTAATGGTAAATGCTGTATGTTGGGCAAAATTTGAACGGGCGAGTCTGGGCAATTATAAATTAGCAGCTCTATCTTGGATGTTTCGTAAGGGTAAGATTTCATGGGACAATTTACTTGTTGGAAGCGTCAGGCGTATTTTGAAAAAATATGGTATCACAAATGGTGTAATTGTTTTTGATGAGTCTGATCGTGCCCGTTCTAAGAATACAAAGCGAATATACAAGGCTCATAAGCAAAAACACAAAGCAAGCGGAGGTTATGTTAATGGGCAAACAGTTGTTTTGCTTCTTTTGGTCACAGACTCTATAACCGTACCTATTGGTTTTAAGTTTTACATGCCTGATCCAGTTGTTAGTGCCTGGAAAAAAGAAGAAGAGAGATTGAAAAAAAAGGGACTCCCGAAGAATAAGCGTCCTGTCAAACCAGCATTTAACCCTGAGTACCCGAAAAAAATTCAATTAGCCCTGCTCTTACTTGAAAATTTTAAAGAATATTATCCTAAAATTACTGTTAAATGTGTATTGGCTGACGCTTTATACGGTTCAAAAGAATTTATGAATGGAGCCTCTAATATTTTGGGAGGAGTGCAAGTTATCAGCCAATTAAAGTCAAATCAAAATATACGGTACAAAGGTAAAAAAAAGACAATTACGGATTATTTCAACATGATTAACAAAGGTGTAAATTGCACCATTCGTGTGCGAGGCGGTGAAAAAGTCAATGCAACAGTGAGCAGTGCCCGCCTTAAGGTTGATGCACACGATGGCAATGTGCTTTTTGTGATAGCTCTTAAATATGAAGGGGAAGATGAATACCGTTACTTAGCTGCCACTGATGTGAGTTGGCGCACAGTTGACATTATTCAAGCATATTCTTTGAGATGGCTTGTAGAGGTTTTTTTTGAAGACTGGAAGCTTTATGAAGGATGGGGACAAGAGGCCAAACAATATGACGAAGAAGGATCAAGCCGAGGCCTGATCTTGAGTCTGTTGCTAGACCATTGCCTCCTCCTTCACCCTGAGCAAAAGGCCTGCATAGAGAACAAAACTCCCGTGTTTACCGTGGGAAGTCTACAAAAAAGAGCTCAAATGGATGTTTTGATGGAATGTGTCAAATTTTTGCTGCAACAACAAGATCCCGGTGAAAAGCTTAAAGAAATGGGGCAAGTTATCAAAAAAGTTTTCCGACTTATGCCATCGGGAAAACATATGAGCGGAAGAACCATAGGTAGATTGGAGCCAACACCCTCTCTATCACGTAAATATTGTCCTTGCTAA